One genomic window of Etheostoma spectabile isolate EspeVRDwgs_2016 chromosome 5, UIUC_Espe_1.0, whole genome shotgun sequence includes the following:
- the si:dkey-31c13.1 gene encoding calcium-responsive transcription factor isoform X2, with protein MATGGCKRFPSNGCFDEDLKGFEEDTMTKFVVWTKDKAFGVDDPKPGSKKIMWELQYVPFDGVPFMVVGRRVYSCHQGVDKHKHDKQTRQLQLLDDHSDHCYKKRRSLLKDTKKLDCPARIYVVHLIRFPDYKIPDDVHKQRKECAGRLRRALTTNPSEVKSEEQYVACFPGIEEHKNHPVGPVDRSSSSPKDGSKTRKKQKCGILLRQISDLTPRLQEEPFLDSLIVRLNDLLEDVRRHSPKDDTLPLSDTPPSKTVRYLKSVSMIPKKRKNPGRFGRPAKAKKSQLQALNADVM; from the exons ATGGCGACCGGTGGTTGTAAACGGTTCCCCTCGAATGGGTGTTTTGATGAGGATCTTAAAGGTTTCGAGGAGGACACGATGACAAAGTTCGTCGTTTGGACAAAAGACAAGGCTTTTGGTGTGGACG ACCCCAAACCGGGATCCAAAAAGATCATGTGGGAGCTCCAGTATGTTCCCTTTGACGGGGTGCCCTTCATGGTGGTGGGCAGGAGGGTCTACTCCTGTCACCAAGGGGTGGACAAGCACAAGCACGACAAACAGACACGACAACTACAACTG CTTGATGACCACTCAGACCACTGTTATAAAAAGAGACGGAGTCTCCTCAAAGACACGAAGAAACTGGACTGCCCAGCCAGGATATACGTGGTTCATCTGATCAGATTCCCCGATTACAAG ATACCCGATGACGTTCATAAACAGAGGAAGGAGTGTGCCGGGCGTCTGAGACGCGCTTTAACAACAAACCCGTCTGAAGTGAAGTCTGAGGAGCAATACGTCGCATGTTTCCCGGGGATCGAGGAGCACAAGAACCATCCTGTG GGGCCGGTGGACCGGAGTTCCTCTTCTCCCAAAGACGGCAGCAAGACGAGGAAAAAGCAAAAGTGCGGTATCTTGCTGCGGCAAATCTCCGATCTCACGCCCCGTCTGCAGGAAGAGCCGTTTCTGGACTCGTTGATTGTGCGACTGAACGACCTTCTGGAGGATGTGAGGCGTCATTCCCCTAAAGATGACACCCTCCCCCTGTCTGACACCCCTCCATCCAAAACCGTTAGATACCTCAAATCCGTCAGCATGatccccaaaaaaagaaaaaaccccgGACGGTTCGGTCGCCCTGCTAAAGCGAAGAAAAGCCAGCTTCAAGCTTTAAATGCAGatgtaatgtag
- the si:dkey-31c13.1 gene encoding calcium-responsive transcription factor isoform X1 — MATGGCKRFPSNGCFDEDLKGFEEDTMTKFVVWTKDKAFGVDDPKPGSKKIMWELQYVPFDGVPFMVVGRRVYSCHQGVDKHKHDKQTRQLQLLDDHSDHCYKKRRSLLKDTKKLDCPARIYVVHLIRFPDYKIPDDVHKQRKECAGRLRRALTTNPSEVKSEEQYVACFPGIEEHKNHPVVREGPVDRSSSSPKDGSKTRKKQKCGILLRQISDLTPRLQEEPFLDSLIVRLNDLLEDVRRHSPKDDTLPLSDTPPSKTVRYLKSVSMIPKKRKNPGRFGRPAKAKKSQLQALNADVM; from the exons ATGGCGACCGGTGGTTGTAAACGGTTCCCCTCGAATGGGTGTTTTGATGAGGATCTTAAAGGTTTCGAGGAGGACACGATGACAAAGTTCGTCGTTTGGACAAAAGACAAGGCTTTTGGTGTGGACG ACCCCAAACCGGGATCCAAAAAGATCATGTGGGAGCTCCAGTATGTTCCCTTTGACGGGGTGCCCTTCATGGTGGTGGGCAGGAGGGTCTACTCCTGTCACCAAGGGGTGGACAAGCACAAGCACGACAAACAGACACGACAACTACAACTG CTTGATGACCACTCAGACCACTGTTATAAAAAGAGACGGAGTCTCCTCAAAGACACGAAGAAACTGGACTGCCCAGCCAGGATATACGTGGTTCATCTGATCAGATTCCCCGATTACAAG ATACCCGATGACGTTCATAAACAGAGGAAGGAGTGTGCCGGGCGTCTGAGACGCGCTTTAACAACAAACCCGTCTGAAGTGAAGTCTGAGGAGCAATACGTCGCATGTTTCCCGGGGATCGAGGAGCACAAGAACCATCCTGTGGTAAGAGAG GGGCCGGTGGACCGGAGTTCCTCTTCTCCCAAAGACGGCAGCAAGACGAGGAAAAAGCAAAAGTGCGGTATCTTGCTGCGGCAAATCTCCGATCTCACGCCCCGTCTGCAGGAAGAGCCGTTTCTGGACTCGTTGATTGTGCGACTGAACGACCTTCTGGAGGATGTGAGGCGTCATTCCCCTAAAGATGACACCCTCCCCCTGTCTGACACCCCTCCATCCAAAACCGTTAGATACCTCAAATCCGTCAGCATGatccccaaaaaaagaaaaaaccccgGACGGTTCGGTCGCCCTGCTAAAGCGAAGAAAAGCCAGCTTCAAGCTTTAAATGCAGatgtaatgtag